A single genomic interval of Lathyrus oleraceus cultivar Zhongwan6 chromosome 7, CAAS_Psat_ZW6_1.0, whole genome shotgun sequence harbors:
- the LOC127101153 gene encoding protein disulfide isomerase-like 1-4 codes for MLNHKRLVVLLSLTTLLFLSSLSLTFCDKISKNDIEDDEDLSFLEEPEDASTTHHGHANYPDPDNFDEEDEDDDGDDVGDFSGYDPQSEDEFNDPEVDEKDVVVLIERNFTTVIENNQFVLVEFYAPWCGHCQALAPEYAAAATELKKDGVVLAKVDASLENELAHEYDVQGFPTIYFFVDGVHKPYSGQRTKDAIVTWIKKKIGPGVYNITTLDDAERVLTSETTVVLGFLNSLVGAESDELAAASKLEDGVNFYQTVIPNVAKLFHIDPNVTRPALVLLKKEEEKLNHFDGQFVKAAIANFVSSSKLPLVTTFTRESAPVIFESPIKKQLLLFVTKKDTAKFIHVFQEASKIFKGKLIFVHVEMDNEEVGKPVADYFGISKKTPKVLAFTGSDDGRKFLLDGEVTVDNIKAFGEDFLEDKLKPFLKSDPIPESNNGDLKIVVGNNFDEIVLDESKDVLIEIYAPWCGHCQALEPTYNKLAKHLRSIDSIVIAKMDGTTNEHPRAKSDGFPTLLFYPAGKKSSDPITVNVDRTVVAFYKFLKKHASIPFQLQKPTSTTKTENSGNSDIKESQSSSTEVKDEL; via the exons ATGCTGAATCATAAACGTCTCGTCGTTTTACTCTCTCTCACCactcttctctttctctcttcaTTATCTCTCACTTTCTGCGATAAAATCTCTAAAAACGACATCGAAGACGACGAAGATCTCAGCTTCTTGGAGGAACCTGAAGACGCATCCACCACACACCACGGCCACGCCAATTACCCAGATCCCGATAATTTCGACGAAGAGGATGAAGACGACGACGGAGACGACGTCGGCGACTTCTCCGGCTACGACCCTCAGTCGGAGGACGAGTTCAATGATCCAGAGGTGGATGAGAAAGACGTCGTCGTTTTGATTGAGCGAAACTTCACCACCGTAATTGAAAACAACCAATTCGTGCTTGTTGAATTCTACGCCCCGTGGTGCGGTCACTGTCAAGCTCTGGCGCCGGAGTATGCCGCCGCCGCCACTGAGTTGAAGAAAGACGGTGTCGTTTTGGCTAAGGTCGATGCTTCGCTGGAAAATGAATTGGCTCACGAGTATGATGTTCAGGGTTTTCCTACTATCTACTTCTTCGTCGATGGAGTTCATAAACCTTACAGTGGCCAAAGAACCAA AGATGCTATAGTGACATGGATTAAGAAGAAGATAGGGCCTGGTGTATACAACATTACTACATTGGATGATGCTGAACGCGTATTGACCTCTGAAACTACAGTCGTTTTGGGCTTCCTTAATTCCTTAGTT GGTGCTGAAAGTGATGAGCTAGCTGCAGCATCAAAACTTGAGGATGGTGTCAATTTTTACCAAACCGTGATTCCTAATGTGGCTAAGCTTTTCCATATTGACCCAAATGTGACGCGCCCTGCTTTGGTCTTGCTCAAGAAAGAGGAGGAGAAACTGAACCATTTTG ATGGCCAATTTGTTAAAGCTGCAATAGCCAACTTTGTATCCTCCAGCAAGCTTCCGCTTGTCACAACTTTTACACGGGAAAGTGCCCCAGTGATTTTTGAAAGTCCAATCAAGAAACAG CTGTTGCTGTTTGTGACTAAAAAGGATACAGCGAAGTTCATTCACGTATTTCAAGAAGCATCAAAGATTTTCAAGGGAAAG CTGATTTTTGTTCATGTGGAAATGGATAATGAAGAAGTTGGAAAGCCTGTAGCAGATTATTTTGGTATCTCTAAGAAAACTCCCAAA GTACTTGCATTCACAGGAAGTGATGATGGTAGAAAGTTTTTGCTTGATGGAGAGGTGACTGTTGACAATATTAAG GCATTCGGGGAAGATTTCCTTGAAGACAAGCTAAAACCTTTCCTCAAATCAGATCCAATTCCTGAAAGT AACAATGGTGATTTGAAAATAGTTGTTGGCAATAACTTCGACGAAATTGTCTTGGATGAGTCAAAGGATGTTCTAATTGAG ATTTATGCTCCCTGGTGTGGTCATTGCCAAGCCTTGGAACCAACATACAACAAGCTCGCAAAACATCTTCGTAGCATTGATTCTATTGTAATAGCCAAGATGGATGGAACAACAAATGAGCATCCTAGGGCAAAG TCTGATGGATTCCCCACTCTCCTCTTCTACCCAGCAGGAAAAAAGAGTTCCGACCCT ATTACTGTTAATGTAGATCGTACAGTTGTGGCTTTTTATAAGTTCCTCAAAAAACACGCATCAATCCCGTTCCAACTCCAAAAACCAACTTCAACTACGAAAACCGAAAATAGTGGGAATTCTGATATCAAGGAGAGTCAGAGTAGCAGCACAGAAGTGAAGGATGAATTGTAA
- the LOC127104591 gene encoding secreted RxLR effector protein 161-like yields the protein MESCNPASMPMEPGTKLSKFDGGERVEAGKYRSLVGSLRYLTCTRSDISLSVGIVSRFMEEPIYTHWKALKRILRYIQGTVSLGMFYSNSDKYKLVGYSDSDWCGDIDDRKSTSGYVFFMGNTAFTWLSKKAANSNTFDM from the coding sequence ATGGAAAGCTGTAATCCGGCTTCGATGCCAATGGAACCAGGAACAAAGTTGTCGAAATTTGATGGAGGAGAACGTGTCGAAGCAGGAAAATATCGAAGTTTGGTAGGAAGTCTTCGCTATCTCACATGTACAAGATCAGATATCTCATTGAGTGTAGGCATTGTAAGTCGATTCATGGAGGAGCCAATTTACACACATTGGAAAGCATTGAAGCGAATTCTGAGGTACATCCAAGGAACAGTGTCACTTGGGATGTTTTACTCGAATTCAGACAAATACAAGTTGGTTGGTTACTCTGACAGTGATTGGTGCGGAGACATAGACGatcgaaaaagcacttctggataTGTGTTCTTCATGGGAAATACTGCATTCACTTGGCTTTCAAAAAAAGCAGCCAATAGTAACACTTTCGACATGTGA